The sequence below is a genomic window from bacterium 336/3.
AATAATTTGTCCTTCTTGTCTCTGATAAGCAGCACTTACATAGAATCTCGATTTATCACCACCACCAGAATAAGTAAGGTCGTAAGTACGTAAACGTGCTGTTCTGAACATGTTTTTCTTCCAATCGAAGTTTGTTAAATTAGGGTCATCAGGATTACCATACAAAGTATTGGTATTTGCAATAGCTGCATCAATCTGAGCTTGAGTAGGAGCGGCAATTTGAGGTTGGAATAAGTCATTTACAGCACCTTCTCTTTTTAAAGTAGCATATTGTCTGCCATTTAACATCTCATGTAATCTGATAGGTTGTACAAAACCTTCTTGCATCGTGAAAGAGAAGTTGTCTGTATTTTTCTTACCTTTTTTAGTTGTAATAATTACAACACCATTTGCAGACTGAGCACCATAAATTGCACCAGAAGCAGCATCTTTCAATACTTCAATAGATTCAATATCATTAGGATTGATTGAACCTAAAGTATTTGTAGAACCTTGTCCAGATGTAGCACCAGGAGTTACTTGTACACCATCTATAATGTATAAAGGAGCATTACTTGCAAGTACAGATCCTGTTCCTCTAATTCTTACAGTAAGACCACCACCTGGAGCACCACTTGCAGCATTTACTGCTACTCCAGACATACGTCCTTGCATTGCTCTATCAAAACTTTGCATAGGTAAGTTTTCGAAATCTTTACCAGATACACTTGTAAGAGCTCCAGTTCTTGTGGTCTTATCAATTACCTGACCATAAGCATTTACAACAATACCAGTGATTTCTTCATCACTTTCCATTGTAGCATTTACACTTGTTTGGTCTCCCACCACAACTGCTTTATTTTTGTAGCCAACACCACTGAATATCAATGTTGAGCCTTTTGGTACAGCGATAGTATAATTACCATCAGCATCTGTAACTGTACCTAATTTTGTTCCCTTTACGGCAACACTAACCCCAGGGATACCAAGACCTTCTTTGTCGGTAAGTTTCCCGGAGATAGTTACGTCTGTTTGCCCCAATGCCTGAAATACAATCAGCAACATCAAAGCAAAACCCAGAAGTAGATTCTTTCTCATAAGTTAATTGGGTTTTGAGTTTAACATTTAATTAAAATTGAAATACTTTTTTTGAGAACGCCAAAAAAAGACAATAGTTTGAATAATTGCAAATTTATCAGCATTTTTTTTGCTAATATCATAGTGAGCAATACAACATTTGGCAAAAAGTTATTGAGACTTAACCAAATAAGAGTTTAATCATGTTAATGCAATTTTAACAAATTTCTTTCAATTTTCAAAGAAGGCTTTGAAAATAATTGTTAGCTTCTATACAATATTTTAGAACTCTTGAAGTTTAATTATTTTATTTCTAATTCTTTGGAAAGGTAAAAATTGTTGTTCCAAAGTACGAGTAAAAGGAACGGGTGTATCCAAACTACCTTCACGCATTACTGGTGCATCTAAGTATTTAAATAAATTTTCGTTTATCCATGCTGCTATTTCAGCTCCAATTCCTCCAGTAAGTGTATCTTCATGGATTACGAGTACTTTACCTGTTTTTTTAACAGATTCAGCTACTGTTTCTGTATCCCAAGGCAATAGTGTTCTTAAATCTATCAAATCAGCTGAGATATTGAGTTCCTCTAAAATCTGTTTTGCCCAATGTACACACAAACCATAGGTTACAATAGTCATTTCATTGCCTTCTGTAACTAATGATGCTTTGCCAATAGGGCAAGTATAATAATCATCAGGAATTTCATCAGAAATAGATCTATATAAATACTTATGCTCAAAATACATTACAGGGTTAGGGTCTTCAATGGCTGCATTGATAAGCCCTTTGGCATCGTAAGGATTTGAGGGATAGACTATTTTAAGTCCTGGTGTATGAAAAAACCAAGCTTCATTGGATTGTGAATGGAAAGGTCCTGCTGTGGTATTAGCTCCTGTTGGCATACGTATAACCACATCAGCATTTGCTCCCCAGCGATAATGAACTTTAGCCAAATAGTTGATAATCTGATTAAAACCACAGGTTGCAAAATCTGCAAATTGCATTTCCATCATGGCTTTATAGCCTTTTAGGGAAAGTCCCATAGCTGCACCTACAATTGCCGATTCGCACAGAGGAGTATTTCGTACCCTTTGTTTACCAAAATCTTTGACAAAACCTTCAGTAATTTTAAAAGCTCCTCCATATTCAGCAATATCTTGCCCCATCAATATTAACTGAGGATAACGTTCCATAGACTGACGTAAACCATCAGAGATAGCATCTATAAAACGTTTTTGAGAAATCCCCGCTTGTTTAGGTTCAATAACTTCTTGCTTATGAGGAAAATAAACATCTGCTAATTCGGTCTCAAGATTAGCTATAGGCGATTCTTTGGAGAAACCTATTTCTAATTCTCTTTCCATTTCTTGTTTGTATTCAACTCTTATATCTTGAATACTCTCTTCTGTAAGAACTCCTTGTTGTAACAAAAATTTCTCAAAATTCATAACAGGGTCTTTTTTTGCCCACATATCCATGAGTTCTTGAGGAACATACTTTGTTCCAGAAGCTTCTTCATGTCCACGCATACGGAATGTCATGGCTTCAATGAGTACAGGGCGAGGGTTTTCACGCATTTCTTTAGCCAATCGGCTTATAAGCTCATATACGGCAATGATATTGTTACCATCCACTTGATAGCCTTCTATTCCATAACCAATGGCTTTATCCACAATTGCTTCACAACGATATTGTTCTGTATTTGGGGTAGATAAACCATATCCATTATTTTCAATCATGAATATAACTGGTAAATCCCATACAGCTGCAACATTGATAGCTTCATGAAATTCGCCTTCACTGGTTGCACCATCACCACAATATGCTAAACTTACTTTTTTCTCACCTGAAAGCTTGTGAGCCAATGCAACTCCATCAGCTACAGACATTTGAGGGCCTAAATGGGAAATCATTCCTACAATATGATGTTCTAAGGTTCCAAAATGAAAAGAACGGTCTCTACCTTTAGTATAACCATCTTCTTTACCTTGCCATTGAGCAAAAAGACGAGAAAGAGGCATATTACGGCTTGTAAAAACACCTAAATTTCTATGAAGTGGAAATACAAACTCATCATTTTCCAAAGCTAAGGTTGAACCTACAGCGATTGCTTCTTGTCCAATTCCTGAGAACCATTTACTAATTTTTCCTTGTCTAAGCAGAATCAGCATTTTTTCCTCAATCATACGAGGCTTCAGTAATGCTTTATAAAAATCGAGGAGTTGAGAATTGGTATAATGAAGCCTATTAAATTGGATAGTAATATCCATAAGAGGGGTAGAGTCCATAAAATTGCGTGTTTTTTGGGTTGGGCAAAAGTATAAAAAAATTAAGAAAAAATTGAATTTATGAAATTTTCTTTCCAAAAATTCGGTTTTTCACACTTTTTTAAGAAATTTGAGCCTTTTAAAATTTAACCTTTAACTATTATGCCGGGAACAGAATTATTTGGAGCTGAAGAACGCAAAGAAATCAATGATGTATTGGATAGTGGTATTCTTTTTCGTTATAACCACGATAATCTCCGCAATGGACATTGGAAAGCCAGAGAATTTGAGGCTGAATTAGCCAAATTTAATAAAGTAGGTTATGCTCATGCTGTTTCGAGTGGTTCTACTGCTGTAGCTACAGCAATGGCTGCTTGTGGTATTGGAGCAGGTGATGAGGTGATTGTTCCTCCTTTTACTTATATAGCTACTGTAGAAGGTGCTTTGTTGGGTGGAGCTATTCCAGTATTTGCAGAAATAGATGAAACGCTTTGTTTATCGCCTGAAGGCATTAAAAAAGCTATTACCCCAAAAACAAAAGCAGTTATACTTGTACATATGTGTGGAAGTATGGCTAAAATAGAAGAAATTGTTCAGATTTGTAAAGAACACAATCTTTTATTGATTGAAGATACTGCTCAAGCTCTTGGAGCAAGTTATAAAGGAAAAGCTGCTGGTACATTTGGACAAATGGGTTGTTTTTCCTTCGATTTCTTTAAAATTATCACTTGTGGCGAAGGTGGAGCTATTATTACCAATGATAAAAATTTATATCATTTAGCTGAACAGTTTTCTGATCACGGACATGACCATATTGGCGATAACAGAGGTATGGAACAACACCCTATCATTGGCTTCAATTATAGAATTGGTGAAATTAATGCTGCTATTGGACTTGCTCAGATTCGTAAAATAGATCAAATCCTTGAACACCAACGCAAAAATAAGAAAGCCATGCATGACACATTGGCTAAGTTTTCGCAAGTGAGTTTCAGACATATTCCTGATGCTCAAGGCGATGCAGCTACTTTTATGGATTTCTTCTTACCTGATGAAGCTACTGCAAGAGCAGTTGTACAAGCTCTTAAAAATGAAGGTGTTGGAGAGTTTACAGGTATTCAGTATTGGTGGGATAACCAGTATCATTATATCAGAAATTGGGAGCATATTCGTTCTCTCAAAACACCTATGAAATTGGTAGCTCATTTGCTTGGAACACCACAAGATTACGAAAATCTTGAAATTCCTAAATCTAATGATTTAATCAGTCGTTTGATTTCTTTGGTTGTGAAAATCAATTGGAACGATGAGCAATTGGCAACCCTTACAGGTCGTATTGAAAAAGCCCTTAAAAGCGTTTTAGGATAGTTATTTTGAAGAAACAAGATTTATAAATAAACCTATAAGGTTTTAAAACCTTATAGGTTTTGATTAATTTATTTCCATTAAAATCATGCCTACACTAATACTTTCTCAGACTCAGACACACCAAAAAATACGCCGATTAGCTTATCAGGTGTACGAGCATCATTTTGAAGAAACAGAATTATATTTGGTTGGTGTAGAAAGTATGGGCTTACACTTAGCTCGTTTATTACAAAAATATTTGCAAGAGATTTCTCCTCTGAAAGTATATTTAGAAAGTGTAAAAATAGATAAAGTAAATCCCTTGGAAGCTCCTATCATACTTTCTAAACCCATTGAAATATTTAAAAATCAGAATATTATTTTAATTGATGATGTTTTGAATAGTGGTAAAACTATGTTTTACGCTTTGAAGCCATTTTTTGAAATTCCTATTAAAAAACTTCAAACATTGGTGCTTGTAAACAGAAATTATAAAAATTTCCCTATCAATCCTGATTATATTGGTTATTCGCTTGCGACTACACTCCAGAGCCATGTTTCTGTGGTATTAGATAGTGAAGCAGAACTTGGCGTGTATTTGAGCTAAATTTATGATTCAGTATTTTCTTCTTCAATTACTCCTAAATTGATAACTACTGAACTTGCTATTAAATCGTGGATGGAACGTCTTTTCTCATTAAAAAACATAGTTATCAGTTCTAAAATCAGCCATATATAAATAAAATATGAGCTGATATACCAAATAATAGTATTATCATTCCATTCAAAAATAATTGCTATAATATCAAAAACTACAAATCCAACTCCTATCATATCTCTTATTACAGCCTCTTTAAGATTAAGAAGCCTATTTTCGTCTTTACATGACACCACTTTAATATTAGCATAGGCTTTTCCAATAGTCTGTCCATACTTTGTATGGGCATAAATGAAATATCCATAATAAAAAGCTTGTAGCATCACTATTATTACAATAAACAGCTGGATATCAATAAAGTTATTCTTAAAAACTAAAAAGTACAAAATTGCTTGAATCAAGAGAAATATGATGAAATCTACAATAGTAGCTATCAAGCGAGGCAAGAAAGTATTGTATTTCATAGTTTTATTCAGGCAAATAAGTAAGTGTTGAGAATTGAGATTCATCTAACATTTCATTGGCTACTTCCAAAATAGCTTCTGATGTAACTGTTTCTACCTGAGCAAAAACTTCTTTCAGAGATTCTATTTTTCCCATATCCAAAAGACTTTTTCCCATCATGAGCATAAAACTCATGTTATTTTCCTCAGCCATAGCCATTTGACCTAAAACTTGCTGTTTGGTATTGTAGAGTTGTGTACTGCTCAGTTTTTGGTTTTTAAGCTTTTTTATTTCTTTGTAAACCAAACTATTAGCTTTATCTAAGTTTTTGTGTTCTGTTGCAAAATAAACTCCCCACTCACCTGTATCTGTATAAGGTGTATAAGACGATTCTACTCCATACACCAAGCCATTTTTTTCTCTGAGAGCTAAATTGAGGCGTGAATTCATAGCTGGACCACCCAAAAGATTATTCAAAATAAAAAATGGTACTCTTTTGAGATTGTGTAACGAATATGCTGTTCTGCCAATAGCCTGATGAGCTTGGGATATTGGTTTTGAAATTGTTTGTTGTGTTGTTGTGTATTTTTTGAAAGCAACTTTCTTGTTAGATGCCTTCAAAACAGGTAAATCTGTAAGATATTTTTGAGCAATTTTAAGAGCCTTTGAAAATGGCAGGTTACTCACAGATGAAAATATAACTCTTTTAGTATCAACATTTTCTTTAAAAAAAACCTCAAAATCTTTCTTTTTAAAAGTTGAAACTGTTTCAGGTACACCCAAGATATTATTACCCAAAGGGTGCTTTCCAAAAATGATGGTATCAAAGTCATCTTGTAAAGATTCGTCTGGAGAATCTTTATACATGGATATTTCTTCTAAAATAACTCCTCTTTCCAATTCGATTTGTTTTTCTGGAAAAGTAGAATGGAAAGTTATATCTGTTAACAGACTTATTGTTTTTTCGTAATGTTTATCTAAAGAAGATGCATAAAAGCATATTTTTTCTTTGGTAGTATAAGCATTTAATTCCCCTCCTACATTTTCTAAAGAGCTCAAAATTTGGTAGGCCGAACGTTTGTGAGTTCCTTTGAAAGCCATGTGTTCCCAAAAATGAGCCAGTCCGATTTGGTGGTCTTGTTCGTTACGGCTACCTACATCCAAGATAAAACCTGCATGAGCTATTTTTGTATAAGGAACATATTTATGAACAAAACGTATTCCGTTGGGAAATTCAAAGATTTCGTAGTTTTCCATGAAAAAGATTTGCTTTGAAACAAAAATAACTCACCTGAGGTGAGTTATGATGCAAAAATAGTAGCGAAGACGGGAGTTGAACCCGTGACCTTCGGGTTATGAATCCGACGCTCTAACCAACTGAGCTACCTCGCCATTTAGGGTGCAAATATATATAAACTTTTTATACTCAAAAAATATTTTGACATTTTTTTTATGTTTCGATAAAAAAAAAGGTTTCTGATTTGTGGGGCAACTAAAATGTTTATATTTGCTTTCTTAGCATACAGGTATTCTTATGGGAAAATATAAATTTGTAAAAGAATATGAAATCAAAGCGTCTGTCAAGATGCTATACCCTTATTTTTCAACAGCTTCGGGACTTACGGATTGGTTTGCAGAAAAAGTAAAATCTATTGACTCTCAAACATTTGAATTTCATTGGGATAATGAAGACCATGTTGGCAAGATTGTTGCCCATAGAGCTGGTAAGTCTATTAAGTTTGAGTTTGTTCCTGAAAAACCCGAAGATATACGAGATGCTCCATATATTGAATTTAAGCTGGATTTCAACGAAATGACTAGTACTACTTTTGTAAAAATTACAGATTACTCTTGGGAAACAGATATTGAAGAGCTGAATAAACTTTGGGATGGTTTGATTCATGCACTCCGAGAAACTGTAGGTGGCTAATTTGACTATGAAAAATAAGTGATATTTAAGCAAATGCGTTTTTTCAAAAAAATTGATTTATTAATTTTAAAAGCTTTTCTTCCTTCTTTTTTACTCACCTATTTTGTAGTAGTTTTTTTATTGTTACTACAAATGATGATGGGTTATGTAGAGGAATTTGTAGGGAAAGATGTGGGTATGTGGACATTTATGAAAATGCTCTATTATTTTGCCCTTCATCTTACACCTTTAGCCCTACCACTTGCTATTCTGCTCTCCAGCCTGATGGCTTATGGTAATTTAGGAGAACATTTTGAGCTTACAGCCATCAAAAGTGCTGGTATTTCGTTGGTACGTACACTTGTACCTATTGGCTTGTTTGCATTACTGATTAGTGCTGTTTCTTTTTGGTTTAGCAATACAGTTGTTCCTTATTCTAACATCAAGGCATTCAGTACTTTATACAATATTAAACAAACAAAGGCAACTTTAGATCTTAAAGAAGGTGTTTTTTACGATGGAATTCCCAATTATAGTATCAAGGTTGGAAAAAAATATCCTGATGGAAAAAGTTTAAAAACCATCATGATTTACACTCATCAAGATTTAAAAGGTAACAAAGAAGTGATTCTTGCAGATTCAGGAAAAATGTACACTATGTTGAATGGTGATTATTTAGTGATGGAGCTTTTTAATGGAAATTCTTATACGGAATATAGTGATGGGGCAAGTACCACAACTACCAAATTTGTACGTAATCAATATAAAAAAAGCAAACTCGTTTTCAGTCTTTCAGCTTTTAAAAATAGTGATATTCCTGACTCTCTTTTCAAGCACCATCGTTACATGAAAAATGTAGTGCAATTACAAAAAGAGGTAGATTCATTTCGCCGAGAAATCAAAAACAACTATGACAAAGCTCCCAAAGATGTTGCTACTTACTATATTCAATATTCTAAAGAACTCACTTGGGATAGTCTAACAAAAGCCACTTTTAACTATAAAATTGCTTATACTCCTCAATTTGCTGATTCTCTATACAATTATCGTTTTGATAGTACCAATACTCGTTCTATTTTGCAACGAGCTCTGAATCAGGCTCGTTCAGTGAAAGGTTTTATAGAGTATCGTAAAGCACAGCAATTAGGTCATTTGGTTAATATTCGAGAACATGCCATTGAATTTCATAAGAAATTTACTTTTGCATTGGGCTGTTTCATCATGTTTCTAATTGGAGCTCCATTAGGCTCCATTATCAAGAAAGGTGGATTGGGGGTACCTATTTTGGTTTCTGTATTATTCTTTATTTTGTATTACACTACCAACATGTTTTTTGAAAAATGGGCTAAAGAGGGCTTAATAGATGTAGCTATTTCCATGTGGATTCCCAATACTATTTTTGTAATTTTTGGTGTTTTCTTCTTAATACAAGCTCGTAACGATTCAAGAGTTTTTGAAGTAGATAATTATATTTTACTCTTCAAGAGAATTGGTAGAAGTCTTAAAATCATAAAAAAAGAGACTGAAACACAAAAGGCTTGATAAATCAAGCCTTTTGTGTTTATAAACTTTCTCCATGTTGACTCATATCCAATCCCATCAATTCATCTTCTGTTTTCACACGCATTGTTAATAATTGATTTGTAATGTGATATAAAATAAACGAAACCGTTATTGAAAAACCTATCGTTATTAAAAGAGCAATGATATGATTGATAAAAAGTTGTGTTCCTCCATATAAAAGTCCATTTGATCCAGCCGAATTGACGATGGTTGTTGCAAAAATACTGGTTAATAGCATTCCAACAGCTCCACCAACACCATGACAAGGAAATACATCTAAAGTATCGTCTAATGTTGATTTGTTTTTATAATGAACTACCAAATTACTAACAATACTTGCAAAAGTTCCTATAAAAATGCTTGTTCCAATACTTACAAAACCTGCCGCAGGTGTAATGGCTACCAAACCTACTACTGCTCCTATGCAAGCTCCCATGGCTGAGGGTTTTCTGCCTCTAATAGCATCAAAAAATATCCAACTCAACGCTGCGGAAGCCGAAGCTGTGTTGGTTGTTGCAAAAGCCAATACAGCCAAACCTGATGCAGAAAGTGCAGAACCAGCATTGAATCCAAACCAGCCAAACCATAACATTCCTGTGCCAAGCAATACAAATGGAATATTGGCTGGACTGTGTGTTTCCTTGGCCAAATGGCTTTGCCTGCGTTTTAAAAACCATGCTCCCACAAGAGCTGCACAACCTGCTGATAAGTGAACCACTGTTCCTCCTGCAAAATCCAGTACACCCATTTTTCGTAAAAAACCTTCTGGGTGCCAAGTCCAATGAGCTAATGGACAGTATACAAAAAGACAAAATAATACCATGAATAATAAATAAGAAGAAAAACGTACCCTTTCTGCAAAAGAGCCTGTAATAAGAGCTGGTGTAATAATGGCAAATTTGAGTTGAAACATGGCAAAAAGCAGTAACGGAACAGTTGGCGAGAGTTGTTCATGAGTTTGTGTTCCAACTCCTTTAAACATCATAAAAGTAAATGGATTACCAATAAAGCCTCCCACAGAATCGCCAAAAGCCAAACTAAACCCAACAAAAACCCAAACAAGACTAATCACCCCCATAGCTATAAAACTTTGTAGCATAGTGGATATGACACTTTTCTTACCTACCATACCACCATAGAAAAAAGCTAACCCTGGTGTCATCAGTAATACCAAACCTGTGGCTGTAAGCATCCAAGCTACATCAGCCACTACTATTTTATTATCATTTGCAAACCACGATGCATTTATAGGCTGCAATACTCCTACAATACTTATCAAGCAAAGTAGCATGAAAGGGATAAGCCACATTTTTTGTTTTTTAGCAACACTATTGCTAAAAGTGATTGAACTTTCCATAATTTTGACTTTTTTAATTTTGAAGAATTTTAGCTGGATTTATACTTTAATAGTTGTTGTTAAAATAGTTTCAGGGTTCTGAAGTGTTTTGCACATTGATAGAGGTAAATACTTTTTCATTTTGTATTTTTCTATGTCCCAATTTGCCATAATTTCTTTTGCTAAAACGCTTTGAGTATCTTGTTCATAATCCTGTAAAAGCTCATATAATTGCCACCAATCTTCATCAGAAATAGAAGCTTCTTGAATATACTCTTGATTGATATATTTCTCATTACTATTAAGAATCCAAAGTTCCCCACCTGTCATACCTGAGCCTACATTATAGCCTGTTTCACCCAGTATCACCACTTTTCCTCGTGTCATGTATTCGCAAGCATGCCAGCCTGTTCCTTCTACGATAGCTACTGCACCACTATTACGAACAGCAAATCTATCTCCTGCTTTCCCTGCTACATAGAGTGTTCCTCCAATTGCTCCATACAAAGCACAATTACCAATAATCACATTGTATTGTGGTTCTAAAACATTGCTTTCAAAAGGCACAATGACCATTTTTCCCCCAGAAATAGATTTAGCAACCGAGTCGTTGGCTTCTCCTTCTAATTTTACATTCAATCCATCTGTCATAAATACACCAAAACCTTGCCCAGCACTTCCTCTAAAATTCAAAGTAATTGTATTATTAAACACTTTATTTTCTGTATTTGGATTGATGATTTTTTGATGTAACTTCCATGCTATTTTGCCTGCTAACGTTGCCAAAACTGCTCTATCTGTATTTTGAATAGCATAAGAAAGAGTAATATTTTCATTTTGGGCTAAGGCTTCACGAGTATCATTGAGAATAGTTTTATTGAGTGTTCCCACCTTTTCATAAAAAAGGTTTCTTTGTCTAATCAACAATGATTTTGTTACAATGGAGGAATAGTTTTTTTGTGAGAAAGTTTGATATTTTTCATCAAATTGCCCAAGAAAATTTAACTGAATATTGCGTTCCTGAATAAATTCAAGGTATTTATCTTCTATATCCAGTAAATCTATTCTTCCAATCAGTTTTTTGAGATTCTCTACTCCTAAAAATGCTAATTGTTTACGAACATTTTGAGCTAAATAAGTAAGCATTTGAACGATATGCTCAGGCGAGCCTTTATACTTGGCTTTAAATTTCTCATCATGTGTGGCAATACCTGTCGGACAAGTATTTTTTTCGCATATTCGAGCCATGATACAACCTTGAGCAATCAAGAGTAATTTACCAAATTCAAACTCTTCTGCCCCTAAAATAGCCGCAATAATAATATCTTTACCTGTTTGCAAACCTCCATCTACTCTTAAAATCACATTTTCTCGTAGCTGATTTTCTACAAGAGCTTTGTGTACTTCCCAAAGGCTTAATTCCCAAGGTATTCCAGCGTGTTTCATAGACGAAAGTGAAGCAGCTCCAGTTCCTCCATCTCCTCCAGAAATATGAATAATATCTGCTCCTGCCTTTGCCACTCCAACTGCAATCGTTTCAATTCCTGCTCCTGAAACCAGTTTTACATTCACTTTTGCATAAGGATTAATCTGTTTGAGTTGA
It includes:
- a CDS encoding dehydrogenase: MDSTPLMDITIQFNRLHYTNSQLLDFYKALLKPRMIEEKMLILLRQGKISKWFSGIGQEAIAVGSTLALENDEFVFPLHRNLGVFTSRNMPLSRLFAQWQGKEDGYTKGRDRSFHFGTLEHHIVGMISHLGPQMSVADGVALAHKLSGEKKVSLAYCGDGATSEGEFHEAINVAAVWDLPVIFMIENNGYGLSTPNTEQYRCEAIVDKAIGYGIEGYQVDGNNIIAVYELISRLAKEMRENPRPVLIEAMTFRMRGHEEASGTKYVPQELMDMWAKKDPVMNFEKFLLQQGVLTEESIQDIRVEYKQEMERELEIGFSKESPIANLETELADVYFPHKQEVIEPKQAGISQKRFIDAISDGLRQSMERYPQLILMGQDIAEYGGAFKITEGFVKDFGKQRVRNTPLCESAIVGAAMGLSLKGYKAMMEMQFADFATCGFNQIINYLAKVHYRWGANADVVIRMPTGANTTAGPFHSQSNEAWFFHTPGLKIVYPSNPYDAKGLINAAIEDPNPVMYFEHKYLYRSISDEIPDDYYTCPIGKASLVTEGNEMTIVTYGLCVHWAKQILEELNISADLIDLRTLLPWDTETVAESVKKTGKVLVIHEDTLTGGIGAEIAAWINENLFKYLDAPVMREGSLDTPVPFTRTLEQQFLPFQRIRNKIIKLQEF
- a CDS encoding glutamine--scyllo-inositol aminotransferase encodes the protein MPGTELFGAEERKEINDVLDSGILFRYNHDNLRNGHWKAREFEAELAKFNKVGYAHAVSSGSTAVATAMAACGIGAGDEVIVPPFTYIATVEGALLGGAIPVFAEIDETLCLSPEGIKKAITPKTKAVILVHMCGSMAKIEEIVQICKEHNLLLIEDTAQALGASYKGKAAGTFGQMGCFSFDFFKIITCGEGGAIITNDKNLYHLAEQFSDHGHDHIGDNRGMEQHPIIGFNYRIGEINAAIGLAQIRKIDQILEHQRKNKKAMHDTLAKFSQVSFRHIPDAQGDAATFMDFFLPDEATARAVVQALKNEGVGEFTGIQYWWDNQYHYIRNWEHIRSLKTPMKLVAHLLGTPQDYENLEIPKSNDLISRLISLVVKINWNDEQLATLTGRIEKALKSVLG
- a CDS encoding phosphoribosyltransferase, with amino-acid sequence MPTLILSQTQTHQKIRRLAYQVYEHHFEETELYLVGVESMGLHLARLLQKYLQEISPLKVYLESVKIDKVNPLEAPIILSKPIEIFKNQNIILIDDVLNSGKTMFYALKPFFEIPIKKLQTLVLVNRNYKNFPINPDYIGYSLATTLQSHVSVVLDSEAELGVYLS
- a CDS encoding zinc protease, whose product is MENYEIFEFPNGIRFVHKYVPYTKIAHAGFILDVGSRNEQDHQIGLAHFWEHMAFKGTHKRSAYQILSSLENVGGELNAYTTKEKICFYASSLDKHYEKTISLLTDITFHSTFPEKQIELERGVILEEISMYKDSPDESLQDDFDTIIFGKHPLGNNILGVPETVSTFKKKDFEVFFKENVDTKRVIFSSVSNLPFSKALKIAQKYLTDLPVLKASNKKVAFKKYTTTQQTISKPISQAHQAIGRTAYSLHNLKRVPFFILNNLLGGPAMNSRLNLALREKNGLVYGVESSYTPYTDTGEWGVYFATEHKNLDKANSLVYKEIKKLKNQKLSSTQLYNTKQQVLGQMAMAEENNMSFMLMMGKSLLDMGKIESLKEVFAQVETVTSEAILEVANEMLDESQFSTLTYLPE
- a CDS encoding ATPase: MGKYKFVKEYEIKASVKMLYPYFSTASGLTDWFAEKVKSIDSQTFEFHWDNEDHVGKIVAHRAGKSIKFEFVPEKPEDIRDAPYIEFKLDFNEMTSTTFVKITDYSWETDIEELNKLWDGLIHALRETVGG
- a CDS encoding ammonia channel protein, coding for MESSITFSNSVAKKQKMWLIPFMLLCLISIVGVLQPINASWFANDNKIVVADVAWMLTATGLVLLMTPGLAFFYGGMVGKKSVISTMLQSFIAMGVISLVWVFVGFSLAFGDSVGGFIGNPFTFMMFKGVGTQTHEQLSPTVPLLLFAMFQLKFAIITPALITGSFAERVRFSSYLLFMVLFCLFVYCPLAHWTWHPEGFLRKMGVLDFAGGTVVHLSAGCAALVGAWFLKRRQSHLAKETHSPANIPFVLLGTGMLWFGWFGFNAGSALSASGLAVLAFATTNTASASAALSWIFFDAIRGRKPSAMGACIGAVVGLVAITPAAGFVSIGTSIFIGTFASIVSNLVVHYKNKSTLDDTLDVFPCHGVGGAVGMLLTSIFATTIVNSAGSNGLLYGGTQLFINHIIALLITIGFSITVSFILYHITNQLLTMRVKTEDELMGLDMSQHGESL